GCTGATACTGGTCCTGACTAAAATCGAGCGTCTGGCCGTCGATCGTGACGTTCATCGTCCCGTGGTAGTGGACGCTCCGCAGGTCGTGGGGCGTTATCTCCGCGTCGGCGCTCGGACCGCTCCCGCCCGCGAGCAGGACGTACGCGAGCGCGCCGGCGATCAGCACGCCGACGACCCCCGCGCCGACCACCGCCATCGTCGGGATCCCGCCGTCGCCGTCGTCGAGGTCGTCGACCCGCCGCCGTTCGATGCGGGTCAGTTCGTCGGGGTGCTCGTCGCGGAGGTGTCGGAGGTAGGCGTCCTCCTCGTCGAACGACGCCCCGCAGTGGTCGCACTCGTCCATGGTTTCCGTCAGGGACAACGCGCACCTAACCCTTGCGACTCCGGCGGTTCGAGGCGAGGTCGGCGAAGGCGGCGACCTCGCGCTCCTCGCGCGTCCCGGTGTCGGCGTCGTCGCGCAGACGCTCTTTGACGGCCGCGAGCGCGGCCGGGTCGTTGCCCGCAACCTCCTCGGCGACCGCCAGCGGCTCCTCGACGACGCGCGACACCAGCCCCATCTCCCGCGCTTCGGCGGCGTCGACGACCCGCCCGGAGAGCGCCAGGTCCATCGCCTCGCCCTCGTCGACGATTCGGGGGAGGCGAACGGTCCCGCCCCACGCGCCGAACAGGCCGAACTCGACGCCAGGCTCGGCGAACGTCGCCGCTGGCGTCGCCACCCGGAGGTCGCAGGCCAGCGCCAGCTCCATCCCGCCGCCCCGGGCCGCCCCGTCGACCCCCGCCACGACGACGCTGTCGCTCTCCGCGATCGCGGTCGCGGTCCGCTGGCCGCGCCGTGCCAGCGCCGCCGCCCCGTCGCCGTCCAGCTCATCGACCACGTTCAGGTCCGCCCCGGCGCAGAACGCCTCGCCGGCCCCGCGGAGGGAGACGACGGGCGTCGCGGCGTCGGTGACGGCCGCTCGCAGCTCGTCGAGGCCGGCCGGCGTGAGGGCGTTGCGCCGCTCCGGACGGGCCAGCGTGACGGTCGTGATCCGGCCGTCCGCAGTCGATTCGATCATGCCACCGCGTGGGGGCTTGTTTCCAAAGGTCTTTGCCCCTGCCACCGCTAGCTCGCAGTGATGGAAGAGGCCGCCATGTGCCGGCGCGCGGCCCGCGATGCCGTTCGGGACATCGGTCCCGAGCGCCTCCGGACCGTCATCGACGACCTGCTTGCCGACGCCTCGATGCTCCCCGGTGCGCTCGCGCTGCTGAGCGCGCGGGCCGCCGACGAGAGCGTCGAACTCGACAGCGTCGCCGACCGCGCGGCCGGCGTCCAGCTCATCTACGACGGGCTCCGGCTCACTCGCGAACTCTCGCGCGAGGAACCCTGGGCCGACCGCGAGGACCACACCGATCCGAACCTCGACGTGCTCGCCGCCGACGTGCTCGTCGCCCGCGGCTTCTACCTGCTCGCCAGGACCGACGCCGCCGGGAAAGCCGTCGAGACGGTCCGTGCGTTCGGTCGGGACGAGACGCTCGCCCGCGCTCCCGGGGCGGATACGGTCGCACTCGACGGCTCGCTCGAACGGAACGTGCTCGAACTGGCGACCACGGCCGGCACGACCGCGGTCGGCATCGCCCCCTCCGCCGCCGCGCTGGACACCGCGGCCGCGCTGTTCGAGAACCGCGAGCCGCCGCTCCCGCCGGCCGCGGACGCGCTACCGGACTCCCCCGGCGACCTCGGTATCGGTGCGAACGCGACCGAGGGTGGCGGCTCCGACGGCGTCCCACAGTCGGCCTCGGATCGCTGACGGCGGCGGGACGGATCGAAACGCCTAAAGATAAACCCGGACAAGGGAGGGACGCGAACGCGCCTGGGTAGCTTAGCGGTAAAGCGCGTCCTTGGTAAGGACGAGAGCCCGGGTTCAAATCCCGGCCTAGGCTTTCCGCGTTCACCTCGATGCTTCCTCGCGGTCCCGTTCGACACACCCCGCTGCAGCCGTCTCACCTGTCGTCCGGTCGGTCGTCCGTCTCCACCGTGACCCGTCCCGAGAGGTCCTGGGGGTTCGCGGGCGCGACGGCGACGCCGGCGTCGAGCAGTCGCTGCTTGGCTTCGGTTCGGTACTCCGTCCGGAGGCTCGCGATGTCGACGTCCGTGGGGTCGCCGACCCAGAACCAGACCGTCACCTCGACCGCCGACCCGCCCAGTTCCGTGACGTGGACCGCCGGTGCCGGGTCGTCGAGGGTCCGTGGGTCCGCGGCGGCAACGTCCAGTAACATCCCCCGGACCTCGTCGATGGGCTCGGAGTACGCCACGGTGAGCGATTCCTCGACCCGGTACCGGTCCCGCGCGAACGGGCGGGTGATCGCCGTGCTCGTCAGCATCGTGTTCGGTACGACGACGACCTCGCCGCCGGGCGTCCGCACCCGGGTGACCCGGAGGTCGATCTCCTCGACCGTCCCCTCCGTCTCGTCCCACACGATGTAGTCGTCGACGTTGAAATCCGGGTCGGCGACGAGGAACACCCCGCTGACGAGGTTCCCGATCACCTCCTGCCCGGCGACGCCGAGCGCCAGCGTCGCGGCGGCCAGAACGATGCCCGACCCGGCGGCGACACCGCCGAGCCCCGCCGCCTGAACCGCGATGGGGATGCCGACGACGACGAAGCCCACCCCGAGGTAGAGTTCGATCGCCTCGACCACGGTCGGATTGTTCGGGTTCCGGGCGCGAACCGCCCGGACGAGCGGCGGCAACAGCACGATCCGGCCGAGGAGGTACACGCCCACCAGCGTCCCGAGGAAGACAACGACGCTCCGGAGGTCGTCCTGATACGCCCCGACGAACTCCGTCGCCCCGGTCTGGAACACGGCGACTCCGGCCGCGAGGAGGTGATCCGGTTGCACACGGGACGCACGGGCGGGGAGGCGCTAAAACCCCCACGGTGCAGTCGGGCTGCCGGCGTGGCGGCGGTCCCGGTCGGCGGGCCGACGTACCGTGGCCGCTACTCTTCGTGGCCCGACTCGGACTCGACCAGCTCCGCCATGTGGACGTCCTGGTCGGTGATCCCGCCTTCCTCGTGGCTGGTGAAGCGAACTTCGACCTCCTTGTAGCCGATCCGGATCTCGGGGTGGTGGAACTCCGCCTCGGCGATCTCGCCGACGAGCTGTGCGAAGTTGACGCCGCGGAGGTAGTCGTCGAACTCGTAGGTCCGGACGACCTCGTCGCCCTCACGGTGCCACTCCTCGGGGAGCTGTGTCTCGATCTCCT
The genomic region above belongs to Halostella salina and contains:
- a CDS encoding DUF7114 family protein yields the protein MEEAAMCRRAARDAVRDIGPERLRTVIDDLLADASMLPGALALLSARAADESVELDSVADRAAGVQLIYDGLRLTRELSREEPWADREDHTDPNLDVLAADVLVARGFYLLARTDAAGKAVETVRAFGRDETLARAPGADTVALDGSLERNVLELATTAGTTAVGIAPSAAALDTAAALFENREPPLPPAADALPDSPGDLGIGANATEGGGSDGVPQSASDR
- a CDS encoding 4a-hydroxytetrahydrobiopterin dehydratase, whose protein sequence is MAELLSDEEIETQLPEEWHREGDEVVRTYEFDDYLRGVNFAQLVGEIAEAEFHHPEIRIGYKEVEVRFTSHEEGGITDQDVHMAELVESESGHEE
- a CDS encoding enoyl-CoA hydratase/isomerase family protein, which codes for MIESTADGRITTVTLARPERRNALTPAGLDELRAAVTDAATPVVSLRGAGEAFCAGADLNVVDELDGDGAAALARRGQRTATAIAESDSVVVAGVDGAARGGGMELALACDLRVATPAATFAEPGVEFGLFGAWGGTVRLPRIVDEGEAMDLALSGRVVDAAEAREMGLVSRVVEEPLAVAEEVAGNDPAALAAVKERLRDDADTGTREEREVAAFADLASNRRSRKG
- a CDS encoding mechanosensitive ion channel family protein, giving the protein MQPDHLLAAGVAVFQTGATEFVGAYQDDLRSVVVFLGTLVGVYLLGRIVLLPPLVRAVRARNPNNPTVVEAIELYLGVGFVVVGIPIAVQAAGLGGVAAGSGIVLAAATLALGVAGQEVIGNLVSGVFLVADPDFNVDDYIVWDETEGTVEEIDLRVTRVRTPGGEVVVVPNTMLTSTAITRPFARDRYRVEESLTVAYSEPIDEVRGMLLDVAAADPRTLDDPAPAVHVTELGGSAVEVTVWFWVGDPTDVDIASLRTEYRTEAKQRLLDAGVAVAPANPQDLSGRVTVETDDRPDDR